The DNA segment AACAGTCTAATGATctctcattctcacttagaAAAGATTaatgcatgtggtgagagtagtaagAGGTCCTAGTATAGGCGCTACCTTGAGGCCTATTGCGCGGTAACAAACTTaccttgtgtgtggtaaggTGAAACCCCTTGGCAATGGCTTTTCAAAgaagtagaggccaccacaagtacacaacccgccatagctcgatattcattctaagtctggaCGAGTCTAGTCTAAGTTATAACATGTTAGGATGCTTTGCTTGTTTACTAGTTTGAGTGTGCTTTCATATTTCAAATGTTATGAGATAACATGTGTGCTTTTAAATCTAGCTTACTCTTTCtgcttgtgtttgtgttgtCTTCTTTCTTTTGCTATGATCATCCCTTGCATGTGATTAAAAAGAGATGAGGCATCTGTAGAGCAGGCACTAAATGGAGTTGAAGTTGCTGAGTAGTTGGTATAGGGTTGTAGTGCTTAGCTTAATTTAGTGGCTTGTATatgaagtttaaattttatagttatttggATGACTATAGAATATAATACTTCATATACTTTGTTGGATGATTGTATTACTCTATCACGTGACTTCTCTTCATTATagtataaactatatattttggaatgttacaaatttttttataatattttaaaatgaatcttttaaattaataaaccattatatttcttatcatacttttaattaaatcaacctttaaataattaataaattattttatctcttattataaaaaaaacaaatcttttaaattaaataattaataatttagtttggatatatatatatatatatatatatatatatatatatatatatttcataattattataattttgtaggTCTTATAAAATGGTTTATAGATATGGtaatttttataacttgaaattcgaataataataaatttttctatttataagccGGACatgttagaaataaaatatgtaatcttCACTTAAACCACtctattttataaatctttacaCAATTGAacctttcatattttttattttgacatattttcacaaaatatgatttttaaaaagttaatcgtacaattaaaataaaaaacaactaaattatcacaatattatttttgaaaatattttattcaattaattgttgTCATTTTAAATCGataatcttttctttaattaattattgttattttaaattgtgaaattgtttgttatttatcGGAATGCCAAATAAACTTAACTACGTGATATGAACTCTTTGAGCTCATTCCTATTTTTACGAGAAATCTCTGCATTGAGTAGATATAGGTATAAATGtgagtaatatatatattttttttcaattggatatCCAGAAGGAGatatgtatattataatttttattaatgtatatttcattagaattttgagaaaaaaaagtaaaaagatatttaaaataattataaagtatgatacttatttttttataatatgttacaaatatttttttaattttattaactttatttcattatatttataaaaattaataaatgttttattataatgaaacttttatttactactttaatttaatatatataattatattttcttcttaaatgtttaatattaaaaaaaagaaaatacatcttttaaaattaaatatttcacaATATCAAGTTTCTTtatcatgattttttatttttattttttaaaaataattaattaatattaaatagtaagaaaataaataacaagatCAATagaaatatatcattaattggagatgaaataaaagaattatatagaCATGTGAATGGAATTTTGTTAGAAATGAGTACATGATAATCAAATTCTTCTTCATCCCCCTCGATTTCCATCCTTACCCTTATTgtttatataatcaaattatcaccgtattaattttgaaatattttttaaattagttggtgtagtttaaattattttaatatgattactcattacattattattttttttttatactatttttcaaatacacattattaataatgaGTCATAACAAGTTAAGTGTAATTTTTACACATGTTTTACAatgaaaaaacattaattatatacaattttcaaattattgattgtaatataatagtaatcttctaacttatttttattaaaaatactgaTTAatcagtttaaaataaaatatctaagaaAAAACAGTTCCAAGAcccaaattgaaaataataaatatctaaatttcaaaagatttacaggtaaaaaaattatttgaaccCTAAGAATAATCATTTGTAAAAGCTGATCAAAATCCAAACCCTACTATTTAGCTTCAAACCCTATCTCTCTCCTTTTCTCCAATTCAGAGAACGCCAGACATGGTTGACCACAACGGCGCTCCCATCAGTTCAGTAAACGCCAACCCCACCGGCATGGCCACCATAAGCGTGGTAGATCACTGTCTCCCTTACGAAACCCATAATCTATACGATGTCACTTTCCACACCCACACCATCCACACCCTCCTCACCTCTGATCCCTCTCTCGTTCATTCCTGGATCTCCACCAATGTCCGCAGCCATCAAACTGGGCTCATGGTGGGCCTGGATATCGAGTGGCGGCCCAACACGCAGCGCAACATGCAGAACCCTGTCGCCACGCTCCAACTATGCCTTGGCCAACACTGTCTCGTCTTCCAGATCCTTCACTCCCCTTCCATTCCTCCTTCGCTTGTTTCCTTCCTTGCCAATTCCAGTGTCACATTCTTTGGCGTTGGGATAGAAGAAGATGCTGAGAAGCTTCTAGAAGACTACAATCTCCGTGTTGTTAATATTCGCGACCTTCGATCTTTTGCAGCGGAGAAGCTTCGTGACAGGGAATTGAACCGAGCCGGGCTTAAATCGTTGGGCCTCCGCGTGCTGGATTTGGAGTTTGAAAAGCCCAAACGAATCTCGAGGAGTAGGTGGGACAATCCCTGGCTCACTCCACACCAGGTTCAGTACGCGACTGTAGATGCTTTTCTCTCTTACGAGATTGGACGCAGGTTGAGTGTGTAAGTTAATTAATAGTACAGTTcttctgtttataatttttaggaaagaaaaatttaagaaaaaaattgacttTTGCATTTACAATTTATGTGCTTAGCCGCCCAAACTACAATTCCATGTGTTTATATCTGTATtgttatgtatatttattttgctACTGGTTATGTTTGGTTATGTTTATGTGTGTTTTCATGAACTCTGATAAtaaggttttatttattttggaatatCATAATATGTGTACcgtattaaaacaaaatagttgGGTTGACTCTGAAAGAATTATTtggttatattataatttttagcattatatattggtttttaattaaagaaaatttaatgtttttttgtttgtaaattaGAAATGCTCAAACAGCATAAagtgataaatattaaataaaatgataattaaaagatgaaattttgcttacaaaatgaaaatattaaataaaatggcaattacaaaatgaaaaaaaaatatgaaaagatattttattcttttgttttttactgCATAATAATACTTAACTTTTAGGCATTTTTTAAGAGTTATCACTTTCATTTTCATGTATTTTGTTGCGTAATTGACTAGTTAATTGGTTATTTAATAgcctttttaatttaataaacgcATCCTGTTGGCATTAATtgtaatatacatttttttttttcatttctttactGATACTAGAGTTTCCACTAGACTTGATACATAACATCTTATAAGATGAATAATGATAAACTCGTAATAAAGTATTTGATGGTCAACATTATGATTATTAAAGTAAATTGATGGAGAAACTTCTACGTGTTAAAGGTCTCTagaattttatcaataatgGTGTTGGGAGCCTATGGAGTATATTGTTATGTCTCGTGAACAATTGGAACCGTTGGAAAAATCCAGAATTGAGAATCACAAAgtcaaatattacttttttaaagtCATAGATTGAAAATTTAGAGGAATTGATCGTACGAAGAAATCAATGCTTAATGCATTAAGAAGGGAGTTTGATGTGCTTGAAatgttataaacaaatatatcattAGAGAGTATTTTGCTAGAGTTTGTGGTAGTGACAAGTAAATGAGAAGCAATGGAAAGCTTATGCCTGGCTCGAAGGTGattgaaaaaatatactttgaaCGTTTACAACACGTTTTACCTATGTTGTGGTTTCGATCAAAGAGTCAAAGGACTCAAAGGTAATGTGTATCGACGGACTTCAAAGCTCTTTGGTGGTTCATGAGCAAAAGTTTAAAAGGCTTATCGAGATAATGAACAAGTACTCACGTTAGAGATCAATCGCGATATAGGAGGAGGATAAGGAACACATCGAGGTCATGGACGGGGAACAGGAAGataattttcttcaaaagcCATTGTGGAATGCTTCAAGTGCCATAATTGGGGACATTTCCAATATGAATGTCCTTAAATGAACAAAGGAGAAACAAATTATGCacaattatatgaaataaaagagcTTCTTCTGATGGCTACAGTATAGAAAAGGAATCCAAAAGGAATGATGCATGGTTTAAGGATTTAGGATGTTCTAATTATATGTCTGGTGATAAAGTTATGCTTGTAGAATTGGTATCTGGAGATCAACATTTTGCCAGATGTGGAAACAATTCTCGGATGACTGTTGTTGGAATAAGAAGTGTCAGATTGACGTTTAATGGCACAACCTTCCTTATTCGTGATGTATACTATGTCTCAGAGcttataaaaattgttaagcATGGGACAATTACAAGAAAAAGACCTTCCTTAATCCGACTAAATGTTTGATTACATATACAAAAATGAGTAGCAATCGTATGCTTATTCTCTTCAATGAAAGATCTATCACCCTTCCCATTGAAGAATGTCTACACACCTTCCTCTGACCTCACTTACCTTTGGCATCAAAGGTTTGATCACTTCAAGACACTACAAACACGACAAATGGTTCATGGACTGTTTGAACTCGGCGACTATAGTATCATGTGTTTTGACTACTTCACTGGAAAACAACATCGTAATCCAATTCCTAAGGCAAGTAAATGGCACACTAGCAAAATGTTGGAACTCATACATATAGATATTTGTAGTCCAATGGAACTCATTTCAAATAGCGGAAAAAGGTGTTTCTTAATCTTCTTTGATGATTATAGTCGTAAAGGTTGGGCGTATTTGCTTTTCGAAAAGATTGAAGCTTTGGAGTGTTTCAAATCCTACAagaaaatggtggaaaatgaAGTTGAAGCATCCATCAAATGCTTACGAACAGATTGAAGAGGGAAGTTTAACTCTCTTTAGTTCAAGTTGTTTTGCGAAGAACATGGAATAAAAGGCAACTTACAATAGCTTATACACCACATCAAAATGGAGTTGTAGAAcgcaaaaacaaatttattatgaatatggTCCATTGTTCGCTCTCTACAAAAAGGTTCCCAAGTTTTTTGGCCTGAAGTAGTAATCTGGACCTTTTATCTATTGAACTGGTGTTTAACGTATGTTATGAGGAATATCACTCCACAAGAAACTTGGAGTGGAATCAAACCTTCAACAAAACATCTTCAAGTTTGGGGATGTTTGGCTTACGTGCGCAAAAAAAGATAAACTTGATGATAAATGTTTTCCTTGTATTTTATTGGTTGTTAGGGAAAAGTCAAAgagttattgtttatttaatccTAAGACAAAGAGAATTATTGTTAGTAAATATGTTATATTTGAGAAAGAGGAGAGTTAAGAGTGGGgttaaagagaaaatagaatCAAAGTTATTGTGGGGCGATGATGAGTTACATAGTGATGAATCTGAGGAAGATACTGAAGTTGATAATGATGGTGCAAATAGTGAGCATAATGATGAAAGTGAAGTTAGAAATGAAGCAACAATGAGTTCACAAGAAGATATGATTCAAGGTAAAGAAAGAAGGAGGCCAAGTTGGATGGAATAATTTGTCACTGGAAAAGGATtaagtgaagaagatgaagatgaggtAGCAAACTACATAGTACAAGATGTCACAAGTGAAGATCCAATTCTATTTGAGGAATTTTTCAAACACAAGAAAAGGAGAAATGTTATGAATAATgaaataaactcaatttaaaaGAATCAAACATGGGAACTAATGGACCTGCTAGCTAGAACTAGAACCATCAGAGTCAAATGGATCTATTAGACAAAGTTGAATGAGTATGGAGAAGTTGATAAATATAAGGCTAGATTGGTAGCTAAAGGGTATTCTCAACAATACGAAATCAATTTTTCGGAGGTCTTTGCTCATGTTGCATGCATGGAAACAATGCGGCATGTAGAGGATGCAAAATTTTTCAGCTATATGTAAAATTTGCATTCTTACATGGAGAGTTAAGTGAAGATATTTATATAGAACAACCAAAGAGCTATGTCAAAAAGGGGAAGGAGCATAAGGATTGCAAGTTAAATAAAGCCTTGTAAGGTCTAAGGCAAGCACCAAGGGCGTGGTTTAGCCATATAAAAGCACATTTCATGCAAGAGGgctttaaaaaatgttcaagtGAGCAAACTCTATTCATCAAAAGAGGTCTTGGAGAAAACATATTGATTGTCAGCATATACGATGATGATTTGATTTAAACTGGCATTGACATGGGTATGATGCTTAAATTCAAGAAGTCTAGGATACAAGCCTTTGATATGACTGATTTAAGGAATATAAGATCTTCCTTGGTATTGAGGTCTTACAAAAACCATGTGGAATTTTTGTGTTAACAAAAACATGCCATCGATATGCTAAAGAAGTTTGCAATGTTAGAGAATAAACTTGTGAAAAATCCAATTGTTCCAGTTAGTAAGATTAACAAAGATGTTGAAAGTACAACCGTGAATAAAACTTACTTCAAGCAAATTGTAAGAAGTTTACTATATTTAACTGTTAAACGATCCGATATCATGTTTAGTGTAAGCTTAATTAATAGGTATATGTCTAAGCCAACAAAGATGTACTTACAAGCAACTAAAAGAATCTTAAGGTATTTAAAATAGACTACTAGTAATGGGATATTTTACaagggaagagaagaaaatttgttttcacAAATTCTGATCATGCAAGAGATAAGGATGATTCAAAAAGCACTTTGGGTTATGTACTTTTACTAAATTTAGGGGCAGTATAATGGATGTCCAATAAACAACCAATTGTTACAGATACAAATTTATAGTTATCGTTGCCGATGCTTATCAAGCAACATGAATGAGaagagttttgaaaaacttaactCATATTTAGGACAGTAACACTGTATAACGATGATTCAaacattaaactttaaaaaaaatatccaataaTGCATGAGATGAATAAGCATGTTAGaatgtgttttcatttttttaagagataTTGTGTAAGATGGAGAAATCAAATTGGTGTgcattaaaaaaactaaagaacaTGTTACAGGTTTAATGATCAAGATTTTAAAACTCAAGACTTTTCAATACCTTAGGATTTTTCAGTAACTTAGGATGAAGATAGAAATGTTTGATTTATCTTAAAATAGACTATCTTTACTGTGCAAGTTAAAGAAGGAAATggaaagatattttattttgtgtttgattattacataataatacttaatttttagGTACTTTTTGTTTTAACAGTTACCATTTCCATGTATTTTACTCCTGTGAtttcaatgtatttttattacGAGATTGACTAATAGTCTCTTTGATTTAATAAATACACTCATTTGaagtaaataaagatatttataatatattaaaaaagttttaaaaagtataactttttttaacaaaattaatcttattaaaaataaaataaaataatttttagattagttaaaattaattactaaaataattcataatattatttattatcattaatattaatattcttaatactattaatatatatatatatatatatatatatatatatatatatatatatatataccttcaataatttataataatttatatcataCATAAATCGTTGCATAAGAACACAATTTTCATGTCATCACGCAAATTTGTTTAAGAACACAAAAATGTTGCACACGAATACGAGAGTCACTTGCAAATTCCTGTTTCGCTACAAAGAAATCATAATGTTAATGTCAAAGGCTAAAcgttacaaatatatttaatatttatgagttagttaattaattaatacatcCAAATTACATATTCAAGGTTTTAAGGGACATATAACTTGAGTATTTTCTTACGCCTTTTCTTCCCTTTAAAATTCTAGTATTCAACAATCACagtctaattttctttttctcttgaaaCATGATAACTAACCTACCTtttttcatccaacaaaattgtTGCTAAACtattaacttattttcattcaacaaaatcctttgcaaaaatattattgacttcaatttttataattaattagtttagaaatcactaaatataaaaatggttcatattcacttaaaaaaaataagaaatgaatatGTTTGtgccataatatatatatatatatatatatatatatatatatatatatatatatatatatatatatataaaggtttgataattgtttaaaatcatTGGGCCTTAATATATGGGATAGTCAGGCCCATAAGTCAAGGGATGCCTTAGCCTTAGTCTTAGGAAAAGGCATTTTCTGAAGATTAGACTCTTCATTtagtcatttttctttctctctctaaaagcAAAACCCTCTTCTCTtgctctaccttctctctaacaATACTCATGATTTATCCATTGAATTGTTGAATTGAAGCTATCTAGGCCTTTAGGACTTCAAGAGTAACGTTTCTACTGATTGAAGTTCCGATTCCTCCAACCGGTAAGAAAACCCCTTTTCTCGTTGCCCTAGGGTTGTAAACATGCGATTGAACTTCTTGCATGCATCCCATTTCGTTTTCTTCCATAGTCTAGCTTCCATTTGGTTCTAAGATTCgttttccatcatcaattgatgatttataggtGATTCTAACATTTTGGGAGTGCAAGCAAGTGGGCtaggtgttgacaaattggtaagtgtaccaaatcgtacaagtaatataaatggtaagaccaagtatcgttttcccaagagactcgaaaggctttctcgttcacgtgaattaaaataataagacttgaaaataaaaattaataaattggatttgagaacaaaaatattaacatgcaaaataaaggtgattcaattgacaaacaaaaacaatggatgaacggatgttgttgggggttcacaatttcatctaatccgctctctcttacctactcctcttgaatattagtttgattaattaattgttatgtgactttcttagccttcccttaacccgatccctcggcgaaaagagcctaatattaactactggcttgctatccctagcctcccctagcaattaataccgcattataaacagaagttagcgcaattgatcgtcctacccctatccctaggtggtattgcaaaatcaagaaattactcaccagttcatgtcattactgtacgtccccatatcaatgaagacaaacatcagttactgaatgagttaaacgataaaggccttaagcacagatgataacccaacaattatcaatcaaaagatatggagaccatataaataatcaagagtttcaataaaaNagagtatcaaaagattacattgtttcccccaacaacaatagggtttagttcaccatagacatggtgaaactagatgaaaaatggaagaagaatggaagagaaaaccctagaaaagatgaaaaggagcctaagcatccaagagatcctctctagagagcaaaattaggtctggtcgttctcccctgtcaaaagaataactctgaactcgaaataggggtatttaaaggtgaggagcgtaacagaaaacaggcccaagcccagtgagccaccgctcggcggtttaagtgtgccgcccgacgatttaagtgtgccccgcggcggtttcccataatcctccaaaccgcccggcggcaatcaccaccgcccggcgatttccctcagaaccgcccagcgtcaatcgccatgcctactacCTACTCCTCATCCTGGACCGCcaggcggtttaagtgtgccgtcgggtagtgcgtcgactcttcaaatcttcatttttctgctcttttcttgagtcaacgacttgtatctttaactccattcttcactttctcaaaatagctacaaaacaatgcaaaacaagcataaaatcgctaaaaacagcttttgtctctctacagactcatttattgagttttgcatgattctaggctcattccaagtagtaaaggggcGTAATTCGATACAAATTGactatgaaaataactgttttttaacCTTCATCACTAGGGTTCCTTCTGGAGCTTGGTTGTCtacactagaggtaaggggagctagttcttcttttcattttagttgtgTGATGTGAATGCATGATGACTTTCGAATTGGTATGTTGTTGGAagcataattttgatttttgctAACTTGAAATGCATGTATGGAAGTGCGAGTGTTATGTGAATTTGGTGATTGNTTTCGAATTGGTATGTTGTTGGAagcataattttgatttttgctAACTTGAAATGCATGTATGGAAGTGCGAGTGTTATGTGAATTTGGTGATTGATGGATATGAACTGTTTGGAATGATGTTGAATGATGAATTATGTATGTTGGAACTGTTTTGGTGTGGAAAATCTGTTGTGGTATTGTTAGGAGAGAAATCAAGTGTCTTAGGGTTACATTTTGGtcattttagaggaagtgaggtagtgattttgagaaaatgagGTTTGTCACGTTTTTGGGCTGTTGGGGCAGTTTCATTCACTGTATTGTGACTTGTTGGAGTCACTATATTGGCCAAAATAAGTGCAAAATGGtaagattgggttttgggtcCCTAAGTTGGGAAAATTGGTGTTTTAGAGTTGGGAAGGAGcttaaatcactt comes from the Vigna radiata var. radiata cultivar VC1973A chromosome 2, Vradiata_ver6, whole genome shotgun sequence genome and includes:
- the LOC106755754 gene encoding Werner Syndrome-like exonuclease, coding for MVDHNGAPISSVNANPTGMATISVVDHCLPYETHNLYDVTFHTHTIHTLLTSDPSLVHSWISTNVRSHQTGLMVGLDIEWRPNTQRNMQNPVATLQLCLGQHCLVFQILHSPSIPPSLVSFLANSSVTFFGVGIEEDAEKLLEDYNLRVVNIRDLRSFAAEKLRDRELNRAGLKSLGLRVLDLEFEKPKRISRSRWDNPWLTPHQVQYATVDAFLSYEIGRRLSV